DNA sequence from the Malus domestica chromosome 11, GDT2T_hap1 genome:
CACCAAGAGACGAGCAACCGGCAAAACTCCGTTCTCCCTAGCGTTTGCCTCTaaggcaatcattcctcccaatATCAGAACTGTTTTGCCGAATTCTGAGCAGAACGAGAAGGAGATGACCACAAATTTAGACTTGGCAAATAAAGAGCGCAAAAAAGTTATCACCCGCATTGAGGTCTATCAGCAGCAGCTCATCTCCAGCTACAACCACATAGCCAAAATAGTATAGTGGTCATATAAGGGAAAGAATAAAGTACTAATTAAAATACTAATTTAGGAATTTCGAATTTGTAATTTTATGGTCATCTTCTGGCTTTTCAATGTATTGGCAGCTGAGTCAATGTATCTATTCGAATTTGATTCTCAATAATATAGgcattttcttttgaaaaaaaaaaaaactataattgTATCATTACTTACTGGTGACCTAATTAAATTCCAATATAGTAATTAGACGTGACTCATTTCATCTAATTACGGGTTAATGTTCATTATAAGAACTTACCGTTGTAGtaactaatttttgtttttggtcaaATTTGTAGTAACTAATTTATTCACGGAAATTAGCTCATCATGTGTCATATTCAGTTGATAACTAGACATTGGAATAATAGTCGGTGACTTTAACTAGTCCCACTCCattgtcttattttcccacCTACCTTATAATTTCACTCATCAtaaaaacttaataaaaaaCTCTCTTTTCCCACCCACCCTTATTCCTAATATAACCTTTTATATATCTCTAAaatcttttaaattttatttattagaatatatataggatatatatatatatatatatatatttatatatctctttaacaaaaaaaatgataaaaatcgGTTAACCATCCCAATTCCAAAACCATCGAAGCAACAGACCTCCAAACCCCATCTACACCACGATCCCCAATACGACAGCTGCACCAACACCCAGGCTCCACCCTATCCAACCTTCGCAGCACCACCATAGCCTCAAAACTGCCCACCTCCATGGGTTTACCCATCTTCCTTTGCTGTACACAATCTCTTTCACTGCTGGAATTGGATCAAGATTGTACACTGTCATGAGAGAAAGGGAAAAGGAAGGATTTGAAAAGAAGGTGGAAAAGAAGGTAGCCATCATCAATGCCGCCGTGAGGGAGGCGTGTGGTTGTGCACTTATCGTGGTTATAATAGTGAGAACGGGGTGGgagttttctgatttttttcgttttttcttttttttttgttgctatttttgtttttaatgaaaaaaatataatgcTTACTTGACAAAATACAATTTGTTATTGTTTAGGTCcttacggtcattctctaaaagGACATAGttgttaatgaaattttcacATTTAAGTGGGGTGGAGAAATAAGAAAAGGGGGTGGGTTTAACACTTCTCTATTTATATATTGTTTCCTTAATACTTTTCTTGCTTGTGTCTTAGTTGCTTCTGATGAGCAACTGGCTAATCTTTATCCCTTGTATAGTTGCACGATTTATCACATcattatactaaaaaaaaagatttggggtttatcaagaaaaagaaagatctaaGACGATATCGATGATAATGTGATGTCCATTTTGAACCTGGATTGTCTGCTCTCCTCATCTCATTTCCTTCCCATcctcttttatttttgtggtcacggttaaatcacgtcaatattttatattctcattgttttttgtcttattatttgtataaaaaattaatataaaatgttgacgtgacttaactatGACCACATAAATAAGAGGGGATGAGATGGCGGAGTGCAGACAATCCAGGTCCtcttagagcaattccacccctaaggactttgcgccagcacccagcgcatttatccactcaaatgaacagtaacaggctccaatgaacagtaataggccaaggcatctccacccctaaaaaaatgcgctggcacccatcccatttaaactatttttaaattttgtctaaaagaataaaaaaataaaatagttttaatttcgtataggatttttaaccaatctcgtcacgccacatgtcattatctgaacgtactattttgtgaatagatttccgctaagattttcaaccaatcccgacacgccacgtgtcacttccggtttacaataatttagccaagatttcgataagattttcaaccaatcacgtagtgccacgtggcattgtccagaacctcatcctttctttttttgtccatataaaccctacatccctacatccatcctcacaccaagctcaatccttctttttagctcagaatccttgttcatcgttttcaaatcttgagttcttattacaatgtcttcttcaagaagggtgtataaacagttgcaggagcaacaacaaaggttgttggcacaacaggcagaattggccaatctcgaggaaggtggaagtggaggtggagatgaggctttcttcATGGAGGAGGATGAAGATGATCACCATAAAAGGCAgaaggcctcacattcccgccgtGTCATGGAAGCCGTGGGTCAGATAGCCAAACCAAGACGTGTTGTAAACCtcgatagaaaaagggaaaaacgagGTAAAAATCTATTGgaatattattttattcccaatagcatattccctgatcatatttttagacggcgttttagaatgcaacgaaatttgttcaacaaaatcatgagtgataTTTGAAACCATGAttcatactttgtgcaaaaagaggatgtttttcatgttctaggtcttaTTCCCAAGCAAAACATTACGGCATCcttgcgaatgcttgcatatgaagcatctgcagatcaagtggatgagatcgcgaggatgggaaaaacaactgttttggagtccctgatgcggttttgctctgcaattgaagccctttacaccaatgagtacctccggacacccacgccaagggacatgcgaaggcttctgaggaagggtgagatgcgaggcttccctggcatgattggaagcatggactgcatgcactggacttggaaaaactgtccaagtgcgtggCAAGGAGCATATGGCAACAGAAAAGGAGCCAAAAGcatcattttggaagcggtggcttcatttgatacatggatttggcatgctttttttggtgttccaggagctcaGAATGACTTAAATGTCCTTCCCCAATTCCCAGTGTTCGACGAACTGCTGCAAGGAAACTCGCCGAGATGCACATATACCATTAATGGTACCCAATACGAGGGATCATACTACCTTGTAGAtgacatttacccaaggtggtcaacatttgtcaaaacagtgccacatccacagactgaaaaggaaaaacactttgcaaaatgtcaagaagggtgtaggaaggatgtcgagcgttgttttggtatcctgcaagctcgttgggcgattaTCAGGGCTGCagctagaatgtttgatgttgaggctcttcgatccatcatgatgacgtgtattattctccacaacatgattgttgaagatgagtatgattatgatggcgtcgatgaatatgagccggatccgatgaacaactcaagaacacgtatctaTTGTGCTCATGATGGGACTGAAGATCCAGTGCAACACAAGCCGTTGGAAcgcgatggacgttacaatgaattgatcaTTCAGCGGTACACTAATGTGCAAGAGCCATACTGGCACGTAACCCGCcagaatgacttgattgagcaccagtgGGGATTGCATGAAGGTGAAGATAATTAGAATgaggcttgtggttgaagaataaattgtatttttttttaagtttatgtaattctatgtagtgtgttttgtttttaagtttatttagtgagtttatgtaattctatttatttggtgagtttatgtaattctatgtagtgtgttttgtttttaagtttatttagtgagtttatgtaattctatgtatttggtgagtttatgtaattctatgtagtgtgttttgtttttaagtttatttggtgagtttatgtaattctatttatttggtgagtttatgtaattctatgtagtgtgttttgtttttaaatttatttggtgagtttatgtaatcttatttcatgtgtttaaataaagtacaaaagaaataaagttttaaaaataaataaagaattacataagaaaaaaacataaaaaattacataagaaaaaaacataaataaagttcaaacctaaaaaaagaaaaaaacataagaaattacataagaaattaaataaagttcaaaagaaaaaagaaagaaaaaacataaaaaatacataaaaattatacaaagtctctcgagttaggatatgtggtgctaggatcatgGTTGTCACAAAAGTAGCTAGAACCCCCTTGACTTGTTTCcgcatctcttgcacgcctccttcgcatgacatctcttttttccgatgtccgaaaatatttagaattcggagacagtcctactagagacttgcttatagtgtcacgatctgcttgagccatcctttctTCTCGAAGCAATTCATTTTCTCGATGAAGTGCTTCTTTAACCAGCTCGTTCTCTCGATTAActacttctctttgtctctcagtCGCCGCATCACGGGCTTCAGTAGCTGCTAATATTGCTGCCTTAGCAGCAGCTTTTTCCTTATCTCTAACCTTTTCTCGTGCCATGCTcagttcaccttggcgagcaagttcctccatatatttagtgtagtcattcttggaagaactaccttttttctttgacgCCTTTTTACCTACGGGCCTGAGGGACTAACGAGTCGGTTGGGTCTCGGGCACTTGTTCAGGCGTCCATTCCGTGTCTTGAAATGTGTCGGCTTCTTGTTCGGCCATGTCTGGTTCTGGAGAACTATGTAGAGCCATAccgtgcatgacaacttctggaccagttgccacaattttgtatttagggcaatctttgacaatttgccaacattcccatctagtgaatgatttgttcccgttctttgaattgtagaatgcttgagcttgtagtgtctataaaaatgtgggataacatagtgttaaaaaatgcgggtgtaacacaaataaataaattcaaaatattgatacgggtggaatgcatataaattacataaaaatgacataagaaattaaataaaaatgacataagaaattaaataaaaattaaataaaaattacataaaaattacataagaaataacataaaaattacatacgaaattaaataaatcaaaatattaatgtgagtggaatgcatataaataaataaaaatattgtcacctgatccgctaaacttgtcccactacggaggttaccggaagcatgagagatggcgtttttccaacaagtacatgatgcgttgagttttttccaacgaccttgaagaccttgactagttctggcgttttctccatgtacatcgcaaaacgctttcgtagttttactccacatttctcgcttatccatctcattacctgtaatcggatcatgagtagtgtgaacccaacattcacacaacgtaacatcttcaatgagcttccacgaagacatttttttctcttaaagtgtagaaaatattgaaatgtagatagtatagaaagtgtagaaaatattgaaatgtggtgtaaaggtagaagatgagggttaggtatttataggaaaaaaattaacatttttcaaaattttctgcaatttttttaaaattttatgtattttttaataatttttctgtattttttaataatttttaatgaattttaatatagttaattaatctggaccgttggatttgaaaaacattcaaatccaagagctagggagttgccacgtggccaacggtcatatttATGACCgttgggctttttttttatttatttacctgCGTGAAGCGCACGCGCCAGGCCAACAACCCGGCTTCTTGCTCAATCTCTTTTGGGCTGGTCCAGAGCCCAGCTCGGGCTGGGTACCAGTCAAATTGAGGGGTGGACTTGGTTGACAAGGTGCTGGCCCTGTTTTTGTGCTGGGTCCTGGGCAAATTCCActggggtggaattgctcttaatTCCCACTTATGAGTCTTTTTGCTTAAATGTTCTATCACTTTCTCAAAGGGTCCAGTATATCAAcatcaacaaaaaattgaaaccatCACGCAACTGAGTCACATGTTGTAGGGGCTAAATTATGGAATCAGACGTCTCACCTAATCCGACTTAACTTTTTTTTCGAGAATGTGAAGGCAAAATATTTCCACATCAATTTTGCTTTATTGGTATCAAAATTCGGATAGAGTCTGTCGGGTTCAACACATAGATGTTTGAAGTGCTGTTTTCGATCTCAATACCACAAGATTCACTTGACTAAAAGAGAAAATATGCGTGCCATTGTTGGAGGATGCAAATAGACAGTGATTGGTGTTCGAGTGTGTGTAAGGTTGCATGTAAAACTGACTTCTTAACCAGAAGATTGTGAACTGAGTGGGAGGGTAGTTCAGTTAAGTTCATTTTTGTGCCTCGAGAGAATGAGGACTTAGAATTCAATATGAATTTGCGTGTATTTGCCTAAAAAGTAAATGAAAGAGAAATAGAAACTAAAACGAGAAATTGAACATGATTAAGTCAAAAGTAAATCTAGGATGGTAAGTCATGCTACATGACATGAAAAGTAAATGAGctgaaaatgttaaaaaaaaaaagaaaaaagaaaaaaaagaaaagagtaaAACTCTAGCAAGATTTAGGCCATGAAAGGTGAGATAATGCAAGGGAAGTCCATTGAGATCACTGGTACCAAAACCAAACTGGACTAAGCAGGAAGTAAGTGCCTCATATAGGAAATCAGGGATTGTTGGAACCCATCAACCAAATCAGACCACGAGAAGGCAAAGCTGTAAGAGTTTTAGATCTTAGGGATCGTAGGAGGTGTTTTCTTTGAAGAAAGACTTTTAGATTGTAGCTGAATAGCAATTTGCGTTGTGCTAAAAGCAATGGGATTGATTGAAAGTCATTTGAGGTTTGTATAATTGTAGAGACTGAATTTGACGAAGATCATGAGCTTGAAGGTCTTTGGTTTTATTTATAGGCATTGGAGAAGGACCAACCTCAATGCTATCGTTGAGCTAGAGCATGGGTAGATTAGTCATTTGGTACTTATTTGCAATTCTTAGTTGGTGGCATTCATTTGTGTCTTATGGTGGTTCGTACGATTGTCATGCATTAGCTTGTCCTCGACATTTAGCGACATATTCTCGAATTCGATCGTTCGTGTGGCATACGCGTTTTGGGGGGAAAACTTTTTCCGATCCCTCGGACGAGTTGGAGTGAAGTGAATTAGTCATCTGATAGGATAGGATCCTGCATTGGGCATAAAAGTTGGTGAGCCGAAATCGTGCGACTTTGTGTAACTAAAAATAGATTGGGAAAAGAAGAAGTAGAGGGAAGGGAAGCTAGGGTAGCTATAACACAAAGAAAATTTAGAAATCTAAACTCATGATACCATATAGAAATATAGAACTTGTTGATTTCAAAGATAGCATAAGGGAAGACATGttttgttaggaatgtcggtactacaagatagagaatgcacaaagtaaagtagaaaatggacaccaaaaatttacgtggttcggcaatttatgcctaagTCCATGGAACAATGAttaatcttcactatatgaaaatgatgagtacaacaagaatagtcttaccaagccaaagacaaggcttgatggatacaagaaaatataacacacactttctatcactctaaacttcttgatggatacaagaaagtataacgcACActtatcactctaaacttcactcataCAATGTGTAGTGAAatactctcactctcactcttggagtggaactctagctttggacttgatccttttcTACTCACTACTTTCTTGATCGGTTACatcactacaacatcacacccatatttataggtgaaggcttgacattctactagtttctagtataTTCAACAAACCTCTAGGTTAGATAATTCTAGACTACCCATCCTACTTTTGCATGCTAGAATTTTCTAGCATCCATCCTTTATAATGAGCTCGACCTTTAATGTCCttcatcatgggctggacccATGGTATACCAACATGTTTGGCTTCTGCCTTGGAATCTTTTAAAACTCTTgtccatgaaattttttttcaacttctaTCGTCGAATCTATTAGTTTTAGGCATGTTTGGCAGAGGTTAACTGTGTTTTCGATGCTTTAGCCAATTATGCTCACTTTATCTTTTCCGACGTAATTGGGTTTGTACCTTCCAATCCTGGCTAAACAGACGTTGTGTGATGTTATATGATGCTTTATGTTTGATGACCCTCCTCGTGACTCTAGTCTTTAATCTATTTTATatccattaaaaaaataaattgaaagtCAATATTCAGGGCTTAAATATTTCCTaaggtttattttttatttttcttctttggtcCTTTCGTGGTTGGAATGAAGATCAGTATGACCAAAACTGAAAAGACTATTACCCATTTTTTAAGACCTGAAAGCAAATTAATCACTAGAAGAAAGGACATATTTTAAGCATAGCCAATTACTCCTCAAGGCTAATGCCTCTCAATTATATATGCCAACTTAATTTAGCATATAGAATGCTCGATCGCTAAGCACAGCAGAGGTTAAACACCGGAAACATTGATGATTATATTATATACTTATAACCAAATTGTGAACATAAAGATATATTCGTTGTTCCCTGTTATGTATATATTGTTCTCCATGCACCTGGAGAATCATAACAATTATTTATTGATGCAATAACATTTTTAAGTTCAAAtgacaataaataaatacaagtgATAATGCACCCCATATTAAACTAGTGATTACTGATTAGGTGTCTTAATGTATGCCACGTGAGTAGAATTGGCAACCTTGGTCAAGGTTTTTAAATCATAAGCAATCCAACACCTTGACGTATCTTGGTTGTAAAAGTAGCCCAAACACTTGCAATCCGAAGTACACTTCTTACCACAATCGGTCTCCTTTATAGCAGTTCCCCGGGTGTACTTGCTCATGAAGTGATCAACCCCTTCAACTTTGTAGTAGTGGAAGCTATTTGCTGCACAAGAAGCTAGCTTCTCAGGCTCACAAGCCTTGCTCCAGCCGAATAGTCCCTTAGAGGATGGGCAAGCAACACATTGGCTGTCCTCACAGAGACCGAAGTTTCCACACCGCTCTGGCAATTGGCACTCGGTTTCCCATATCGAATTATCTCTGTCGAAAAGAGTGAAGGTCACCTCCCATGCACGCCAATCCACCTTGTCATAGTAAGTGTACAGCTTGACATTTCCATCAATTCCAAGCCTAAGGAATGTCAGTGTGCTATTGTATTTTGGTCTAGCTAGAATGGCATTTCCACCAGAGGAAGAGTTGGCCACTTGATATTCCAAGCTTATGTCATAAGCATAACCCTCATCTGTGTCCGGTGCAACATTCAATGTGACATGGTCAAGTGAGCCTTTCTCAATGGTAAACAACTGAGAATAGAGTATTGATTTGGGAGAGTTGTTGCTCTTATAGTACAAAAATATTCCCTTAGGCTCCATCACCAAGCTGTACGGCCCATCTTTGTTTTCTGTCTCGGAGACCCGACTCACCAGCTTGTTTATTGTTCCTGGCCttagagattgtcccaccaaCAACGTGTCGGTAGGGTGGTCAAAGCTTTGCCAAACAAAGTTGCCCTTGGAGTCATAAAGTACCATGTTGCCTGTTGGAAGCAACTTGAAGCCTACCACACCTTTGTTGGCAGTGTTGGTTTGCCAAGCCACTCGGCCATCGGCATCCGCCAGCACAAGGTTGCCATCTTCTCCAAATGCGAGGGTGGCATTTTCGCCAACTGGGTTTCCTCGATTGGCCTCCCAAACCCAACGGAAGAGTGACTCCGAACGAGTCAAACCCATGCGAAGAGCAAGAGTAAAGGCATTTGGGGTGGTGTTGTAGAAGGCAAGTTGGAAGGGAGAGCTAAACACACTGAGCATACGATAGTTTCCATCGTATTCTACAATGTAAGGCCCAAATTCACCTTCATTGACAAACTTGAAAGTTTGATTTGCGGGAACTTGAGCTTTAGCAACGAAAGCAAAGAGTGAGAAAAGAAAGAGGGAAAGCAAAGGTGACATAGTTAAATTATGTAGTAGAAAGCTTGTTCAAGTTTGATCTAAAGAACTTAGTAGTCCCTCTATTTATAATTTGGATTGGGATCATTTCTCAGATCTGGTCTTTGATAAATATTACTAAGATATAGCCATCATTCATTATTGCGTGCACCGACTGCTTAGACGCCAATGTTGATCAACCCTACCCTGCACAGCTGCACTTTGTATAAAGCGGTAATGATCGTGTTGGATTTATTATAAGATAATGGTATATTATGATAAGGATAACGTTGGGatactaaattttaaaattaaattacgtGCCACTGACagaaaataaacatgttaattatTCTAACACacatgatttacaaaatttagtttaattaacactgaagtaataattcaatcatcaacaccacataatttacaaaatttaatttaaaaatttgttttctttagcATTATTTTTATGATAATGCGTTCTCAAATATGCGAATTTATATAACtttgtatattatataatttacacATATCTAGAAACAAACTTTTTATATTACATTGTacctgtttgttttttttttgaaaaagtagATTTTATTAGATATGAATAGAAAcgtttatattttttgttaaaatattaaataaaaactccGAACCCAAGGTATCCCACCGGAAAGCGCCTCCATGTGTAAAGCAACAATATGAGCAGTGGCATTTCCATTCCTCTTCACAAACATAAACCTCACCCTTCCTAGCTGAGTTACCAGCAATCCAATATCATAAATAAAACATTCCAAAGTAGCATCAATTGCATATTCCTTATTGATCATTCGAGTAAGCATCAGGGAGTCGGATTCAACCTCCACATTTTGACAACCCATCTCAATACATGTTTGAACTGCAGC
Encoded proteins:
- the LOC103448760 gene encoding epidermis-specific secreted glycoprotein EP1-like; the protein is MSPLLSLFLFSLFAFVAKAQVPANQTFKFVNEGEFGPYIVEYDGNYRMLSVFSSPFQLAFYNTTPNAFTLALRMGLTRSESLFRWVWEANRGNPVGENATLAFGEDGNLVLADADGRVAWQTNTANKGVVGFKLLPTGNMVLYDSKGNFVWQSFDHPTDTLLVGQSLRPGTINKLVSRVSETENKDGPYSLVMEPKGIFLYYKSNNSPKSILYSQLFTIEKGSLDHVTLNVAPDTDEGYAYDISLEYQVANSSSGGNAILARPKYNSTLTFLRLGIDGNVKLYTYYDKVDWRAWEVTFTLFDRDNSIWETECQLPERCGNFGLCEDSQCVACPSSKGLFGWSKACEPEKLASCAANSFHYYKVEGVDHFMSKYTRGTAIKETDCGKKCTSDCKCLGYFYNQDTSRCWIAYDLKTLTKVANSTHVAYIKTPNQ